One genomic region from Mastacembelus armatus chromosome 21, fMasArm1.2, whole genome shotgun sequence encodes:
- the ildr1b gene encoding immunoglobulin-like domain-containing receptor 1b — protein MENMIVMALLLVHLPSELQSIQVIVPESERYTTLFASVVLRCDYSTSASIQNVLVTWKYKSFCRDPVLEYYTTGYQAALQMGQDPTNDCQDSQRTVRTVIQKMGLNEPILGVDYRNRKITIQNKADLAISEVMWWDNGMYFCTVDATGDTAGDSDSEVKLIVLHWLTVLLIILGALLLMMLFCVCWCQCCPQKCCCYVRCPCCPETCCCPEKVVMQHRMLREAQKSMVPWMNPQPIYAPISSNASSQGVPILYSGSYSDYPVKQNFAMAPMQLSPMALQQQLPTPPPHHVNGSVRGSIQGTSPVLDYLENQVMGLPVGPPPHIVHNMHPLQTYPQRQPQPALPLVPYTPGPPSMLSALDEMGVKGVERRVIKLPPIIQHVPSFSSRRGGPRGGDGNQNQTGPRMSNHSSGSTSRSGRGLPRNSRRYRDRDASPPRRGILRDYSDDLDYDSRRGRASHRGVRNERSSSAGRRGGGSRPHSHDDLMEELHSRAAQRERSYSPLHNRKGSWSSDEEDTRKQNGGKGMDWSEKPPSYYSIETKPGHSNGRRIFNRLSDRSSRSGTSVVI, from the exons ATGGAAAACATGATAGTGATGGCGCTTCTGTTGGTCCACCTGCCATCAG AGCTGCAATCCATCCAGGTGATTGTTCCAGAGTCAGAGAGGTATACgactctgtttgcctctgtggtTCTGCGCTGTGACTATTCAACTTCAGCAAGCATTCAGAATGTTCTGGTCACCTGGAAGTACAAGTCGTTCTGTAGAGACCCGGTGCTGGAGTACTACACCACAG GCTATCAGGCTGCTCTGCAGATGGGTCAGGACCCTACCAATGACTGCCAGGACAGCCAGCGCACAGTCCGCACTGTGATCCAGAAGATGGGCCTCAATGAACCCATCCTGGGTGTAGACTATAGAAATCGCAAAATTACCATTCAAAACA AGGCTGATCTGGCCATCAGTGAGGTGATGTGGTGGGATAACGGTATGTATTTCTGCACCGTTGATGCTACGGGCGACACAGCAGGGGACTCGGATAGTGAAGTCAAACTCATTGTGTTAC ACTGGCTGACGGTGTTGTTAATCATCCTGGGTGCCCTCCTGCTCATGATGCTCTTCTGTGTATGTTGGTGTCAGTGCTGCCCACAGAAGTGCTGCTGCTACGTCCGCTGCCCATGTTGTCCAGAGACATGCTGCTGCCCAGAAAAAG TTGTGATGCAGCACCGGATGCTACGAGAGGCTCAGAAGTCTATGGTTCCTTGGATGAATCCTCAGCCTATTTATGCTCCTATTAGCTCAAATGCCTCCTCCCAGGGCGTTCCCATACTGTATTCAG GCTCGTACTCAGACTATCCTGTCAAACAAAACTTTGCCATGGCTCCCATGCAGCTGTCACCCAtggccctgcagcagcagcttcccacACCTCCTCCACACCATGTCAACGGCAGTGTACGAGGCAGCATACAAGGTACAAGCCCGGTGTTGGACTATCTGGAGAATCAGGTTATGGGCCTGCCTGTAGGGCCACCTCCTCACATAGTCCATAACATGCATCCATTACAGACTTATCCTCAGAGACAGCCCCAGCCAGCTCTTCCACTGGTTCCCTATACGCCTGGACCCCCAAGTATGCTGTCCGCTCTGGATGAGATGGGGGTGAAAGGGGTGGAGAGAAGGGTTATCAAATTGCCTCCAATAATTCAACATGTACCCAGCTTTTCCTCACGCAGGGGAGGACCTCGTGGTGGAGATGGCAACCAGAACCAGACTGGCCCCAGAATGTCCAACCACTCCAGTGGGAGTACAAGCCGCTCTGGACGAGGTCTCCCCCGCAACAGTCGTAGGTATAGAGACAGAGATGCTTCTCCCCCAAGGAGGGGAATCTTACGTGATTACTCTGATGACTTGGATTATGACAGTAGGCGAGGGAGAGCATCACACAGGGGCGTGAGAAATGAAAGAAGCAGCTCAGCTGGGAGGAGAGGTGGTGGGTCCAGGCCACATAGTCATGACGACCTGATGGAGGAACTGCACAGTAGAGCAGCTCAGAGGGAGAGGAGCTATTCACCTCTGCATAATCGCAAAGGATCCTGGAGCTCTGATGAAGAGGACACCAGGAAACAAAACGGAGGTAAAGGAATGGATTGGTCAGAGAAGCCTCCCAGCTACTACTCCATTGAGACCAAACCTGGACACAGCAATGGGCGAAGGATCTTCAACCGCCTCTCT GATCGAAGCTCCCGCAGTGGCACCAGTGTAGTTATTTGa